In Penicillium psychrofluorescens genome assembly, chromosome: 5, a single window of DNA contains:
- a CDS encoding uncharacterized protein (ID:PFLUO_007579-T1.cds;~source:funannotate) — protein sequence MHDTRAADLADSTKSGTFATVVQYAHEQPPNPTTASRLRSRGNSTSRDFQTNRSPQRLNPALKMAAPGYAVSPEPPPALFVRAMYDYDADDHTSLSFRRGDIIQVLNQLETGWWDGVIDNTRGWFPSNYCQMITEADDFEEHLDEHLLLQGHDDAEISAGSGLEDEYGEGHDEEDELDSAGNPRDSHPILPIEGIPPPKEQEEAAFWIPQATPDGRLFYFNTLTGYSTMELPFENPTAANENGPWDRTNFFVPDQTRPPPEMMAGGFERVEDEYDGSASEAEGESLMLASHGSISRRRQSLMNGVSPATSMDSLYPPKTAVDTKGLEQMARSHQTSYSTDTTSLNTSTTESLSRPSISSNAPQHFVDDGFAPPITWPMLVDNMQYAVDAYRQTLLNGERSEYVRKAEDISDHLRMLLAAGSDTTDNHSGNPSIISTNKALYPYFRDMMSKFSKLVLSSHIAAADWPGSDSVNKCLQEADGVMQGVVGYVEVAHQQRGESIRRVIPGFVSGSPCGGSWQNNGVSLNAPGPTSFLVPEGGDSRVEPSVALDTVLLDQIDVLRKSLVGSIRRLEEQLSLNQKVITIVAHEDLADQISAAAIKVIEHFRPWLSAVESINLAPLGTSFQNPQLVDFSLQKQRAYDAIADFVLGCQAISAPLADEWAELRGDSLEDRFTAVKSIGKQLENYISQIGFSLSLLLEQIPAEPTSILRSDSRLDEVDESFSGTHSRAESGTKIGGETIGIPSSYALDDDSQKVRRNMDKAQRFFGQAPPTSITREPVQEPVREPEESPWFLKMDHEGEVFYDNKGDTPILKCGTLAGLVEQLTRHDKLDASFNNTFLLTYRSFTTASELFELLVQRFNTQPPFGLSQDDMQMWTDRKQKLIRFRVVNILKSWFDQFWMEPNDETNMDLLRRVHAFTKDSIATTKTPGSPTLLAVIEQRLRGQDISVKRLVPTQSNAAPPPIIPKNMKKLKFLDIDPTEFARQLTIIESRLYSKIRPTECLNKTWQKKVGPDEPEPASNVKALILHSNQLTNWVAEMILTQGDVKKRVVVIKHFVNVAERCRTLNNYSTLTSIISALGTAPIHRLGRTWGQVSGRTSTILEQMRRLMASTKNFNDYRETLHSANPPCIPFFGVYLTDLTFIEDGIPSLTPSELINFNKRAKTAEVIRDIQQYQNVPYLLQPVPELQDYLLSNLQAAGDVHDMYDRSLEIEPREREDEKIARYALAASKDKNSQLFASTIAILR from the exons ATGCACGACACCCGTGCTGCAGACCTGGCCGACTCGACCAAGTCGGGCACGTTTGCGACCGTTGTCCAATACGCCCACGAACAACCCCCCAACCCCACAACCGCATCCCGCCTTCGCAGCCGCGGAAACAGCACCTCGCGAGACTTCCAAACCAACCGGTCGCCTCAGCGACTCAATCCAGCCCTCAAGATGGCGGCCCCCGGCTACGCGGTCAGCCCCGAGCCCCCGCCCGCCCTGTTCGTGCGCGCCATGTACGATTATGATGCGGACGACCATACCAGCTTGAGTTTTCGCCGtggcgacatcatccaggtcTTGAACCAGCTCGAGACcgggtggtgggatggagtCATTGACAATACCCGGGGTTGGTTCCCGAGCAACTACTGCCAGATGATTACGGAGGCCGACGATTTCGAGGAGCATCTCGATGAGCACCTGCTGTTGCAGGGCCATGACGACGCGGAGATCAGCGCAGGCTCGGGACTGGAAGATGAGTACGGCGAGGGGcatgacgaagaggacgagctggactCCGCAGGCAACCCGCGCGATTCACACCCAATCCTCCCCATCGAGGGGATCCCTCCACCcaaggagcaggaagaggcggCATTTTGGATCCCGCAAGCGACGCCGGATGGCCGTCTTTTCTACTTCAATACCCTTACTGGCTACTCGACCATGGAATTGCCCTTTGAAAACCCGACTGCGGCCAACGAAAATGGCCCCTGGGACCGGACCAATTTTTTCGTACCTGACCAGACTCGGCCCCCTCCTGAGATGATGGCGGGCGGGTTTGAGCGTGTCGAGGATGAGTATGACGGTTCGGCGTCGGAGGCGGAAGGAGAGTCGTTGATGCTGGCTTCGCACGGATCGATCTCTCGCCGGCGCCAGTCGTTGATGAATGGTGTGTCTCCCGCCACCTCGATGGATTCCTTATACCCTCCCAAGACTGCCGTGGATACCAAGGGCCTGGAACAGATGGCCAGGAGCCACCAGACCTCGTACAGCACCGATACAACCAGTCTCAACACCTCTACCACCGAAAGCCTCTCCAGACCCTCTATCTCTTCCAACGCCCCGCAACACTTTGTGGATGACGGCTTCGCACCGCCGATCACCTGGCCGATGCTTGTTGATAACATGCAATACGCTGTTGATGCTTACCGTCAAACACTTCTCAATGGCGAGCGTTCGGAGTATGTGAGGAAAGCCGAAGACATTTCTGATCATCTTCGTATGCTTTTGGCTGCTGGTTCAGATACGACGGACAATCACTCTGGCAATCcgtccatcatctccactaACAAGGCCTTGTATCCTTACTTCCGGGACATGATGTCCAAATTCTCCAAACTCGTTCTTTCCTCCCACATCGCTGCTGCCGATTGGCCAGGCTCCGACTCAGTCAACAAGTGCTTGCAAGAGGCCGATGGGGTCATGCAGGGTGTGGTGGGCTATGTGGAAGTCGCCCACCAACAGCGTGGTGAGAGTATTCGTCGTGTTATCCCCGGCTTCGTGAGCGGCAGTCCCTGCGGGGGCAGCTGGCAGAACAATGGCGTCTCCTTGAATGCACCCGGCCCGACCTCATTCTTGGTTCCAGAGGGCGGGGATTCGCGGGTGGAACCGTCGGTGGCCCTTGATACTGTCTTGTTGGACCAAATCGATGTGCTTCGAAAGTCTCTGGTCGGAAGTATCCGCCGGCTTGAAGAGCAATTGTCCCTCAACCAGAAGGTTATCACGATTGTCGCGCATGAAGATCTCGCGGACCAGATCTCTGCAGCTGCAATCAAGGTCATCGAACACTTTCGTCCCTGGCTTTCAGCCGTCGAGTCAATCAACCTCGCGCCGCTAGGAACCAGCTTCCAAAACCCCCAACTGGTCGATTTTAGCTTGCAGAAACAAAGAGCCTACGACGCCATCGCAGATTTTGTCTTGGGCTGCCAGGCAATCTCTGCTCCTCTCGCTGATGAGTGGGCCGAGCTGCGTGGCGATTCTCTCGAGGACCGGTTCACTGCTGTGAAAAGCATCGGTAAACAATTGGAGAATTACATCTCACAGATTGGCTTCTCGCTGTCGTTGCTCCTTGAACAGATTCCCGCTGAGCCCACATCCATTCTCCGGAGTGATAGCCGTTTGGATGAGGTAGACGAGTCGTTCAGCGGAACCCACAGCCGTGCGGAATCTGGGACCAAGATTGGCGGCGAGACAATCGGCATACCTTCTTCCTATGCCCTGGATGATGACTCGCAGAAGGTGCGGCGTAACATGGACAAGGCTCAAAGGTTCTTTGGCCAGGCGCCACCTACATCTATCACCCGCGAGCCGGTTCAGGAACCAGTCCGGGAGCCCGAAGAGTCACCATGGTTCCTGAAGATGGATCACGAAGGCGAAGTGTTCTACGATAACAAGGGCGACACTCCTATCCTAAAATGTGGAACAttggctgggctggtcgaACAACTCACACGTCATGACAAGCTCGATGCATCATTCAACAATACCTTCCTCCTTACCTACCGCTCCTTTACGACTGCCTCGGAACTTTTCGAGTTGCTCGTCCAACGTTTTAACACTCAGCCACCGTTCGGCCTGAGCCAAGATGACATGCAAATGTGGACCGATCGCAAACAGAAGCTTATCCGATTCCGGGTTGTCAATATCCTTAAGAGTTGGTTCGACCAATTCTGGATGGAACCCAACGATGAGACGAATATGGACCTCCTGCGGCGAGTCCACGCTTTCACCAAGGATTCTATTGCAACTACGAAGACCCCTGGCTCCCCTACCCTGCTTGCTGTCATTGAGCAACGGCTTCGAGGTCAAGACATTTCTGTCAAGCGCCTTGTTCCAACCCAAAGCAATGCTGCACCGCCGCCGATCATTCCGAAGAATatgaagaagctcaagtTCCTCGATATTGATCCAACGGAGTTTGCCAGGCAGCTGACGATCATCGAGTCACGTCTGTACTCCAAGATCCGCCCGACCGAGTGCTTAAACAAGACATGGCAGAAGAAGGTTGGCCCGGATGAACCAGAGCCGGCCTCGAACGTCAAGGCCCTGATTCTGCATTCGAATCAGTTGACCAACTGGGTCGCCGAGATGATTCTGACGCAGGGAGATGTCAAGAAGCGTGTGGTGGTCATTAAGCACTTTGTGAATGTGGCCGAAAGGTGTCGCACTCTGAACAACTACTCGACTTTGACATCTATCATTTCCGCCCTTGGAACTGCACCCATTCATCGCCTTGGCCGGACATGGGGACAGGTCAGCGGTCGCACATCCACCATTTTGGAACAGATGCGCCGGCTCATGGCCAGCACGAAGAACTTTAACGATTATCGCGAGACATTACATTCTGCCAATCCGCCTTGCATTCCTTTCTTTG GTGTCTACCTTACGGACTTGACTTTTATCGAGGACGGTATTCCGTCTCTGACGCCATCGGAGCTGATCAATTTCAACAAGCGAGCGAAAACCGCCGAAGTAATTCGCGACATCCAGCAGTACCAGAATGTGCCGTATCTGCTACAACCGGTCCCCGAACTCCAGGATTACCTTCTCAGTAACCTTCAAGCCGCTGGCGATGTGCACGACATGTACGACCGAAGTCTGGAAATCGAGCCTCGGGAACGAGAGGATGAAAAGATTGCGAGGTATGCCTTAGCCGCGAGCAAAGACAAGAACTCCCAACTGTTTGCAAGCACCATCGCGATCCTGCGATGA